From a single Fulvivirga ulvae genomic region:
- a CDS encoding TIGR01777 family oxidoreductase, whose translation MKKIIIAGGSGFLGTCLASFYSRKGYEISILSRRHTIDHDNIAYYKWDAKNPGLWTEALEGADAIINLNGKSVDCRYTEKNKQLIYDTRIDATLAIGNAIVHCKQPPKVWLNAASATIYRHSLDKNMTETNGEFGTGFSVDVCKKWEAAFNRFNLPMTRKITLRTGIVLGRNGGPLLPLQNLTKMGIGGKQGSGKQYFSWLHENDFVHIVDFLINNRTSCGIYNVTSPSVITNTQLMRVLRDAVGMPLGIPLTKLVLELGAWLIGTETELILKSRKVIPERLLNEGYKFHFENIKAALKDLMA comes from the coding sequence ATGAAAAAAATAATAATTGCAGGAGGCTCAGGCTTTCTGGGCACATGCCTGGCCAGCTTTTATTCCAGGAAAGGGTATGAGATAAGCATATTATCCAGAAGACATACTATAGACCATGATAACATTGCTTATTATAAGTGGGATGCAAAAAATCCGGGGCTCTGGACAGAAGCGTTAGAAGGTGCAGATGCTATTATTAATCTGAATGGAAAATCCGTAGACTGCCGATATACTGAAAAGAACAAGCAACTGATCTATGATACACGGATTGATGCCACTCTAGCCATAGGCAATGCCATAGTCCACTGTAAGCAGCCTCCAAAAGTATGGCTAAATGCCGCTTCTGCAACTATCTACCGACACTCCTTAGATAAGAACATGACGGAAACCAATGGTGAATTTGGAACGGGCTTCTCTGTAGATGTCTGTAAAAAATGGGAGGCCGCGTTTAATCGCTTCAATTTGCCTATGACCCGGAAAATAACCTTGAGAACAGGAATAGTTTTAGGCAGAAACGGAGGCCCTTTGCTTCCTCTACAGAATCTCACTAAAATGGGAATAGGAGGAAAGCAAGGCTCTGGTAAGCAATATTTCAGTTGGCTGCATGAAAATGATTTTGTCCATATTGTCGATTTCCTGATCAATAACAGAACGTCATGCGGCATTTATAATGTCACCTCACCTTCAGTGATTACCAATACGCAATTAATGAGGGTGCTGAGAGATGCAGTTGGTATGCCATTAGGAATCCCATTGACTAAGCTGGTACTTGAATTAGGAGCATGGCTTATAGGCACTGAAACCGAGCTAATCCTAAAAAGCCGGAAGGTAATTCCAGAAAGGCTACTTAACGAAGGTTATAAATTTCACTTTGAGAATATTAAGGCGGCCTTAAAAGACCTGATGGCTTAA
- a CDS encoding AraC family transcriptional regulator, with translation MIIKKPRFEKINPAFGSSITIRQYRDPCRNKLPYWHIHPEMELVYVNGGSGKRHIGNQLSYFNNGDLIFIGANLPHFGFTDRLTANRSETILQMREDFLGESFFSIPEMAPVKKLMERAKRGIAFHGKTKKAVGAKIEKLIDKDPYDRLLKTLAILKQLALSEEYTILNVDGFALEIEPQDNDRINTVYKYVRENFQKLISLDEIADKVSMTEPAFCRYFKKISGKTFTKFVNEYRLVHASKLLSESASSITDICFECGFNNFSHFNKQFKLFTGKSPSEYRSELKKIVQG, from the coding sequence ATGATTATTAAGAAACCCAGATTTGAAAAGATCAATCCGGCTTTTGGTAGCTCTATAACCATCCGGCAATATCGCGACCCTTGTCGTAACAAATTACCCTATTGGCATATTCACCCTGAGATGGAGCTAGTGTATGTAAATGGCGGCAGTGGCAAGAGGCATATAGGCAATCAACTTTCGTATTTTAATAATGGAGACCTTATATTCATTGGTGCTAACCTGCCCCATTTTGGCTTTACTGACCGGCTAACGGCCAACCGATCCGAAACTATTTTGCAAATGCGGGAGGATTTTCTTGGAGAGAGCTTTTTTTCCATACCCGAAATGGCTCCAGTTAAAAAATTGATGGAACGTGCCAAAAGAGGTATTGCATTTCATGGCAAGACTAAAAAGGCAGTGGGAGCAAAAATTGAGAAACTCATAGATAAAGACCCGTACGACCGGCTTCTTAAAACACTGGCTATACTAAAGCAACTGGCTTTGTCGGAGGAGTACACTATATTAAATGTAGATGGCTTTGCCCTTGAAATAGAACCTCAGGATAATGACCGTATTAACACGGTATATAAATACGTACGCGAAAATTTTCAAAAGCTGATCAGTCTGGACGAAATAGCTGATAAGGTCAGTATGACGGAACCGGCCTTTTGCAGGTATTTTAAAAAGATATCCGGAAAAACCTTTACCAAATTTGTCAACGAATACCGATTGGTGCATGCGTCAAAACTATTATCAGAAAGCGCCTCGAGTATTACAGACATATGTTTCGAATGTGGCTTCAACAATTTCTCCCACTTCAACAAGCAATTCAAACTATTTACTGGCAAAAGCCCTTCGGAATATCGCAGTGAATTGAAAAAAATTGTACAAGGATAA
- the metK gene encoding methionine adenosyltransferase: MPYLFTSESVSEGHPDKIADQISDALIDNFLAFDKNSKVACETLVTTGLTVLSGEVKSEAYLDVQQIARNVINRIGYTKGEYMFDGNSCGVISAIHEQSPDINQGVDRSNPEEQGAGDQGMMFGYATSETDDYMPLALDLSHKLLIELSRLRKENKEITYLRPDAKSQVTIEYSDDNIPQRIDAIVVSTQHDEFGTEEEMLKKIKADIINILIPRVKAQLKPEIQKLFNDDIKYHINPTGKFVIGGPHGDTGLTGRKIIVDTYGGKGAHGGGAFSGKDPSKVDRSAAYATRHIAKNLVAAGVADEILVQVSYAIGVVEPMGIFINTYGSAKVDMKDGEIAKKVQEIFDMRPYSIEQRLKLRNPIYSETAAYGHMGRPCEKVTKKFVSPSGQEVEMEVELFPWEKLDYVVQVKEKFGIK; encoded by the coding sequence ATGCCTTATCTATTTACCTCCGAGTCCGTGTCTGAAGGACACCCGGACAAAATTGCAGATCAGATTTCTGATGCTTTAATTGATAACTTTCTGGCATTTGACAAAAACTCAAAGGTAGCTTGTGAAACTTTGGTAACTACCGGTCTTACAGTACTTAGTGGCGAGGTTAAATCTGAGGCATATCTTGATGTACAGCAGATCGCCAGGAACGTGATCAACAGAATTGGTTATACCAAAGGAGAATACATGTTTGACGGTAACTCTTGTGGTGTAATATCTGCTATCCATGAGCAATCTCCTGATATCAATCAGGGTGTGGATCGCAGCAACCCGGAAGAGCAAGGTGCAGGAGACCAGGGAATGATGTTTGGTTACGCTACAAGCGAAACAGATGACTACATGCCATTGGCCCTTGACCTTAGTCATAAGCTCCTGATAGAGCTTTCCAGGCTTAGAAAAGAGAACAAAGAGATTACTTACCTTCGCCCTGATGCCAAATCGCAGGTTACAATAGAATACTCTGACGACAATATCCCACAGAGAATTGATGCCATTGTGGTTTCCACTCAGCATGATGAATTCGGCACTGAGGAAGAAATGCTAAAGAAGATAAAGGCGGACATCATCAACATACTTATCCCTCGCGTTAAAGCTCAGTTGAAGCCGGAAATCCAGAAGCTTTTCAATGATGACATCAAATACCACATCAACCCTACCGGTAAGTTTGTGATTGGTGGCCCTCATGGTGATACCGGACTTACAGGAAGAAAGATCATTGTTGATACCTACGGAGGTAAAGGAGCTCATGGCGGCGGAGCTTTTTCAGGTAAGGACCCTTCAAAGGTTGACCGCTCTGCGGCTTATGCTACCAGGCATATTGCCAAAAACCTCGTAGCTGCTGGTGTAGCTGATGAAATATTGGTGCAGGTGTCCTACGCCATTGGTGTAGTTGAGCCAATGGGCATATTTATTAATACTTACGGCTCAGCCAAAGTAGATATGAAGGATGGCGAAATAGCCAAAAAAGTGCAGGAGATCTTTGATATGAGACCTTATTCCATTGAGCAAAGATTAAAGCTTAGAAACCCGATCTATTCAGAAACAGCGGCCTATGGTCATATGGGAAGGCCATGCGAAAAAGTCACTAAAAAGTTTGTATCACCAAGCGGACAGGAAGTGGAAATGGAAGTAGAATTGTTCCCTTGGGAAAAGCTTGATTATGTAGTTCAGGTGAAAGAAAAATTTGGTATCAAATAA
- a CDS encoding UDP-glucuronic acid decarboxylase family protein yields the protein MDKKVVLITGAAGFLGSHLCDRFISEGFKVIGMDNLITGNLKNIEHLFKLKDFEFYHHDVSNFVHVSGKLDYILHFASPASPIDYLKIPIQTLKVGSLGTHNLLGLAKAKNARMLIASTSEVYGDPLVHPQTEEYYGNVNPIGPRGVYDEAKRFQEAMTMAYHTYHGLETRIVRIFNTYGPRMRLNDGRVLPAFIGQALRGEDLTVFGEGSQTRSFCYVDDLVEGIYRLLFSDYPYPVNIGNPDEITIKEFAEEIIKLTGTDQKVTYKPLPKDDPMQRQPNIDKAREILKWEPKVNRAEGLKITYDYFKTLSDEELYSKEHNTFDEYIKK from the coding sequence ATGGATAAGAAAGTAGTTTTAATAACAGGAGCCGCGGGATTCCTCGGCTCACATCTTTGCGACCGTTTCATCAGTGAGGGTTTTAAAGTTATCGGTATGGACAATCTCATCACCGGTAATCTTAAAAATATAGAACATCTTTTTAAGTTAAAGGATTTTGAATTCTACCATCACGATGTTTCCAATTTTGTTCACGTTTCGGGCAAGCTTGATTATATCTTGCACTTTGCCTCTCCTGCGAGCCCAATCGATTATTTGAAGATCCCAATCCAAACCTTAAAAGTAGGTTCTCTGGGCACGCATAACCTCCTTGGTCTGGCCAAGGCTAAAAATGCACGAATGCTGATAGCATCCACCTCAGAAGTTTACGGAGACCCTTTGGTTCATCCGCAAACCGAAGAGTACTATGGCAATGTAAATCCCATCGGTCCAAGAGGTGTATATGATGAGGCCAAGCGTTTCCAGGAGGCCATGACTATGGCTTACCACACCTATCATGGACTGGAGACGCGCATTGTAAGAATATTTAATACCTATGGGCCAAGAATGCGTCTGAATGATGGCCGTGTACTGCCTGCTTTTATCGGACAGGCTCTTCGCGGCGAGGACCTTACCGTATTCGGTGAAGGCTCTCAAACCAGGTCGTTTTGCTATGTAGATGACCTCGTTGAAGGTATCTACCGCTTACTATTTAGCGATTATCCATACCCGGTAAACATTGGTAATCCTGATGAAATCACAATCAAAGAATTTGCTGAAGAGATCATCAAGCTTACAGGCACAGATCAAAAGGTGACTTACAAACCACTTCCAAAAGATGATCCGATGCAGCGTCAGCCAAATATTGACAAAGCACGGGAAATACTGAAATGGGAGCCAAAAGTAAACAGGGCAGAAGGGTTGAAGATCACTTACGATTATTTCAAGACTTTATCCGATGAAGAGTTGTACTCCAAAGAGCACAACACGTTTGATGAATATATCAAGAAGTAA
- a CDS encoding tyrosine-type recombinase/integrase codes for MRETFLKYLQYEKRYSKHTITSYENDLSQFEEFIQNNFPEIDAATANHGVVRGWIVSLVDGGMDARSVNRKIACLRSFYKFLLRREHIVKDPMLKIRVLKTNKQLPQFVQENDITRLLDQCEFSQDFGGSRDRLILELLYGTGIRLSELISLKTIDINFTNRTLKVLGKRNKERMIPFSVSLEHVIEQYLAAKNSQGLQNEGGELLVTENGEACYPMVIYRTVKKYLNLFTTIEKRSPHVLRHTFATHLLNKGAELNAVKDLLGHTSLAATQVYTHNSLDKLKKVFDQAHPKA; via the coding sequence ATGCGGGAAACCTTCCTTAAATACCTTCAGTACGAAAAGCGCTACAGTAAACATACGATCACCTCGTATGAAAATGACTTAAGCCAATTCGAAGAATTCATTCAAAACAATTTTCCTGAAATTGATGCTGCTACAGCCAATCACGGCGTTGTACGTGGCTGGATTGTAAGCCTGGTTGATGGAGGAATGGATGCCCGCTCCGTAAATCGTAAAATAGCATGTTTGAGATCTTTTTATAAATTCCTTTTAAGAAGAGAGCATATTGTAAAAGATCCTATGCTTAAGATCAGAGTGCTTAAGACCAACAAGCAGTTGCCACAGTTTGTGCAGGAGAATGATATTACCAGATTATTGGATCAGTGCGAGTTCAGCCAGGATTTCGGTGGCAGCCGTGATAGGCTGATATTGGAACTTCTATACGGGACCGGCATACGATTATCGGAACTGATTTCGTTAAAGACTATAGATATAAATTTTACTAACAGAACGCTCAAGGTTTTGGGCAAGAGGAACAAGGAAAGAATGATCCCTTTTTCTGTTAGTCTGGAGCATGTGATAGAACAGTACCTGGCAGCAAAAAATAGTCAGGGTTTGCAAAACGAAGGTGGTGAGTTGCTCGTTACAGAAAATGGAGAAGCTTGCTATCCTATGGTGATTTACAGAACAGTAAAAAAATACTTAAATCTATTTACGACAATTGAAAAGCGTAGTCCCCACGTATTGCGCCATACGTTTGCTACGCACCTCCTGAACAAGGGAGCCGAGCTCAATGCCGTTAAGGATCTGTTGGGGCATACAAGCCTGGCCGCAACACAAGTCTACACGCATAATTCGCTCGATAAACTGAAGAAGGTCTTCGACCAAGCGCACCCTAAGGCTTAA
- a CDS encoding SAM-dependent methyltransferase: MSKGQLYLIPTVISEKQTDVIPEQVRQVVKHTDYFLVENLRTARRFISSLKLGLNIEELHFELLDKNTPVIEVERLMKPVFEGRNIGVLSESGCPGIADPGSAAVKYAHAHNIKVVPLVGPSSIFLSLMASGFNGQNFTFHGYLPIDKKALEGTIRQLENESRKNNQTQIFIEAPYRNNQLLENLIKTCHQETSLCVARDISGDEEYIKTAKVKDWKSIQVELHKVPTVFLLHVAQ, translated from the coding sequence ATGTCGAAAGGTCAGCTCTATCTCATTCCTACAGTAATTTCTGAAAAGCAAACAGACGTAATCCCCGAGCAGGTAAGGCAGGTGGTAAAGCACACGGACTACTTTCTGGTAGAAAACCTTAGAACCGCCAGGCGCTTTATCAGTAGCCTGAAACTCGGTTTGAACATAGAAGAACTACATTTTGAACTACTGGATAAAAATACCCCGGTAATCGAGGTTGAGAGGTTGATGAAACCCGTATTTGAGGGAAGAAATATAGGGGTACTCTCAGAGTCCGGTTGCCCGGGAATAGCAGACCCGGGGTCGGCGGCAGTTAAATATGCACATGCCCATAACATTAAAGTGGTGCCATTAGTCGGGCCTTCATCCATATTCCTGTCACTTATGGCCTCAGGTTTTAACGGTCAGAATTTTACCTTTCACGGCTATCTTCCCATAGATAAAAAAGCCCTGGAGGGCACCATCAGGCAATTAGAAAATGAGTCGCGAAAAAATAACCAGACACAGATATTTATAGAAGCCCCTTACCGCAACAATCAACTGTTGGAAAACCTGATTAAAACCTGCCATCAGGAAACGTCGCTATGTGTGGCCAGGGATATTTCAGGGGATGAAGAATATATTAAAACGGCAAAGGTAAAAGACTGGAAATCAATACAAGTCGAACTTCACAAAGTGCCCACTGTGTTTTTACTGCATGTCGCGCAATAA
- a CDS encoding acyl-CoA dehydrogenase, translating to MGFEESENQRMIAQMIRDFGDKEIRPKMMEWDETQEFPVELFKKLGSLGLMGVLVPQEYGGSGFGYHEYVTAISELSRIDGSIGLSMAAHNSLCTGHILQFGSEEQKRKYLPKLATAEWIGAWGLTEPNTGSDAGNMRTVAEKDGDHFVINGAKNFITHGKSGNVAVVIVRTGEVGDSHGMTAFIIEKGTQGFSAGRKENKLGMRASETTELIFDNCRVHKDNIIGEVGEGFIQAMKVLDGGRISIAALSLGIAQGALDVALQYSKERHQFNQPISKFQGIAFKLADMATKVEAAKLLTHQAADLKNKGKSVNKESAMAKYYASEVAVENSTDAVQIFGGYGYTKDYPAEKFYRDSKLCTIGEGTSEIQKLVISRSLLK from the coding sequence ATGGGCTTTGAAGAAAGTGAAAATCAAAGGATGATTGCCCAGATGATCCGTGACTTTGGCGATAAGGAAATTCGTCCTAAAATGATGGAATGGGATGAAACCCAGGAGTTTCCCGTAGAGCTGTTTAAAAAACTGGGAAGTTTGGGCCTGATGGGAGTTTTAGTTCCTCAGGAGTACGGGGGTTCTGGCTTCGGTTATCATGAGTATGTAACGGCTATCTCCGAACTTTCCAGAATAGACGGATCCATTGGTTTGTCTATGGCTGCCCATAACTCACTGTGTACAGGGCATATCCTGCAGTTTGGAAGCGAAGAGCAAAAGCGAAAATATCTTCCTAAATTGGCTACTGCCGAATGGATAGGTGCATGGGGTCTTACAGAACCGAATACAGGCTCAGATGCAGGTAACATGAGAACCGTTGCCGAAAAGGATGGTGACCACTTTGTAATCAATGGCGCCAAAAATTTTATTACACATGGCAAGTCTGGTAATGTAGCAGTTGTAATAGTAAGGACAGGAGAGGTGGGAGACTCTCATGGAATGACGGCATTTATAATAGAAAAGGGAACACAAGGCTTTTCTGCCGGACGAAAAGAAAATAAACTAGGTATGCGGGCTTCTGAAACTACTGAGCTCATTTTTGACAACTGCCGGGTGCATAAGGATAATATAATAGGAGAAGTTGGAGAAGGGTTTATTCAGGCCATGAAGGTGCTGGACGGAGGAAGAATCAGTATTGCGGCTTTAAGCCTTGGTATTGCGCAGGGGGCGTTGGATGTTGCTTTGCAATATTCTAAAGAGAGGCATCAGTTTAATCAACCCATTTCAAAGTTTCAGGGTATAGCCTTTAAGTTGGCTGATATGGCAACAAAAGTGGAAGCTGCCAAATTACTGACCCATCAGGCAGCTGACCTTAAGAACAAAGGCAAATCGGTAAATAAGGAATCGGCAATGGCTAAGTATTACGCCTCCGAGGTAGCTGTAGAAAACTCTACGGATGCAGTGCAGATATTTGGAGGATATGGTTATACCAAGGACTATCCTGCTGAGAAGTTTTATCGTGATTCCAAACTTTGCACAATCGGAGAGGGCACATCGGAAATTCAGAAACTTGTAATTTCAAGATCTCTTTTAAAATAG
- the hpf gene encoding ribosome hibernation-promoting factor, HPF/YfiA family, which produces MKLQMHSIHFDADQKLIDFIQKKVDKLETFYDRVVDGEVFLRLNNSGIENKTVEIKLNIPGSQLFAKEEAKSFEEATDLATEALRRQLRKFKVKQMAH; this is translated from the coding sequence ATGAAGTTACAAATGCATTCAATTCACTTCGATGCTGATCAGAAGCTTATCGATTTCATCCAGAAAAAAGTAGATAAACTGGAAACCTTCTATGACCGTGTAGTTGATGGAGAAGTGTTTTTAAGATTGAATAATTCCGGAATTGAAAATAAAACAGTAGAGATTAAATTAAATATACCCGGGAGTCAACTTTTTGCTAAAGAGGAAGCAAAATCATTTGAAGAGGCTACCGACCTGGCTACTGAAGCGCTGCGAAGACAGCTAAGAAAGTTTAAGGTTAAGCAAATGGCACATTAA
- a CDS encoding UDP-glucose dehydrogenase family protein, with product MKIAVVGTGYVGLVTGTCFAETGNTVSCIDIDEKKVNSLKNGKITIYEPGLEVIFERNLSQGRLSFTTDLKEGIEGAKIIFLALPTPPGEDGSADLQYVLKVAEDLGPLLKDYAVIVDKSTVPVGTAEKVRAKIAQNAKVDFDVVSNPEFLREGVAVDDFMKPDRVVIGTNSEKARKLMETLYAPLVRQGNPVIFMDEKSAELTKYAANSFLATKITFMNEIANMCELLGADVDAVRKGVGTDSRIGKRFLFAGIGYGGSCFPKDVQALAKSAEQVNYDFRILKSVMDVNEDQKTKLIPRIKEYFGGDLTGKTIAIWGLSFKPYTDDIREAPALYNIEQLLAAGAEIKAYDPEAMENVRNQIGEKITFCHDAYSAVNNADALLVATEWPVFRTPDFDKLSTLLKNKVIFDGRNLYSLEEMKELGFTYVSIGRETING from the coding sequence ATGAAAATAGCAGTAGTCGGAACAGGTTATGTGGGTCTCGTAACTGGCACATGTTTTGCCGAGACCGGAAATACCGTATCATGCATAGACATTGATGAGAAAAAAGTTAATAGCCTGAAGAATGGGAAGATAACCATTTACGAACCTGGACTGGAAGTAATCTTCGAACGCAACCTGTCTCAGGGAAGACTAAGTTTCACTACAGACCTTAAAGAAGGTATTGAAGGAGCTAAAATTATTTTCCTTGCCCTGCCCACACCTCCCGGTGAAGATGGCTCTGCTGATTTGCAGTATGTATTGAAAGTTGCAGAGGATCTCGGCCCTCTTTTGAAAGATTATGCAGTGATAGTAGATAAAAGTACTGTTCCAGTAGGAACTGCAGAAAAAGTGAGAGCCAAAATTGCCCAGAATGCAAAAGTAGATTTTGATGTGGTTTCCAATCCTGAATTTTTAAGAGAAGGAGTTGCTGTTGACGATTTCATGAAACCTGACAGGGTAGTGATTGGAACTAACTCTGAGAAGGCCCGAAAGCTGATGGAAACATTATATGCTCCGCTAGTAAGACAGGGAAATCCCGTGATCTTTATGGATGAGAAATCTGCCGAGCTTACAAAATACGCTGCTAATTCTTTTCTTGCTACCAAGATCACCTTCATGAACGAGATTGCCAATATGTGTGAGTTACTGGGGGCAGATGTAGACGCAGTAAGAAAAGGTGTAGGTACAGACAGCAGAATTGGAAAGAGGTTTTTATTTGCAGGTATCGGATACGGAGGAAGCTGCTTCCCTAAAGACGTGCAGGCTTTGGCCAAATCCGCAGAGCAGGTAAATTATGATTTTCGCATATTAAAATCTGTAATGGACGTTAACGAAGATCAAAAGACTAAGCTCATCCCACGTATTAAAGAGTACTTTGGTGGTGACCTTACCGGCAAGACCATCGCTATCTGGGGCTTATCTTTCAAACCATATACTGATGACATTCGCGAAGCCCCTGCACTTTATAATATAGAACAACTCCTGGCCGCAGGTGCGGAAATAAAAGCCTATGACCCGGAAGCCATGGAAAATGTGAGAAACCAGATCGGTGAGAAGATCACCTTCTGCCATGATGCTTACTCTGCTGTGAATAATGCTGATGCACTGTTGGTAGCTACAGAATGGCCGGTATTCAGAACCCCAGACTTCGACAAGCTTTCAACATTATTGAAAAATAAAGTGATTTTCGACGGTAGAAACCTTTATTCTTTGGAAGAAATGAAAGAACTTGGGTTCACATATGTAAGTATAGGTAGAGAGACAATCAATGGATAA
- a CDS encoding GbsR/MarR family transcriptional regulator: protein MKYQEAKDKFILAWGSLGSSWGVSRTMAQIHALLLISTSPLSTEDIMEELQISRGNANQNIRALMDWGLVEKELKAGERREYFMAGKDIWELAKQVAKERKKRELEPMLKVLNQLQDVDGDSKEVKEFKEVTKNISDFAGQAESTLNLFINSKQNWFYKLLSKITL, encoded by the coding sequence ATGAAATATCAGGAAGCAAAGGATAAGTTTATTTTGGCTTGGGGAAGTTTGGGTTCCAGTTGGGGCGTAAGCAGAACCATGGCACAGATACATGCGCTTTTACTCATATCGACCTCACCTTTGTCAACCGAAGATATTATGGAAGAACTTCAAATTTCAAGGGGTAACGCCAACCAAAATATCAGGGCTCTCATGGACTGGGGCCTTGTGGAAAAGGAGCTGAAAGCCGGCGAAAGACGAGAATACTTTATGGCTGGAAAAGATATTTGGGAGCTGGCAAAACAAGTGGCCAAAGAAAGAAAGAAAAGAGAGCTGGAGCCTATGCTCAAAGTCCTGAACCAGTTACAGGATGTGGATGGAGACTCGAAAGAGGTAAAGGAGTTTAAAGAGGTAACAAAAAATATTTCCGATTTCGCCGGACAGGCCGAGTCTACCTTAAACCTGTTTATTAATTCAAAGCAAAACTGGTTCTACAAACTTCTATCAAAAATTACGCTCTAA
- the rpsU gene encoding 30S ribosomal protein S21 has product MIVVNVKENESIEKALKRFKKKFEKTGVLKELRGRTFYEKPSVQRRNEIIKAKYRQKKYAEENY; this is encoded by the coding sequence ATGATCGTAGTTAACGTAAAAGAAAACGAGTCAATAGAGAAAGCTCTAAAGAGATTCAAAAAGAAGTTTGAGAAAACTGGTGTATTAAAAGAACTCAGAGGTAGAACTTTCTATGAAAAGCCTTCCGTTCAAAGAAGAAACGAAATAATTAAGGCAAAATATAGACAGAAAAAATACGCTGAAGAAAATTATTAA
- a CDS encoding DUF2461 domain-containing protein, whose product MALTKSLAFLKDLRLNNNKDWMHANKPAYQAARTEFIDFVHEVILKMTPIDTGLLGLEPKQSIFRINRDIRFSKDKSPYKINFGMFLSEGGKKSGKAGYYFHLEPGDNSFIAGGIYAPDPDNLAKVRQEIDYNAAELKKIVDQKKFKSLFGSLQGESLKRAPKGYQEDHPNIDLLKLKSFVVLHKVMDKEIADWSDADKCIAVFEQIKPLNDYFNVAIS is encoded by the coding sequence ATGGCACTAACCAAATCATTAGCCTTTTTAAAGGATCTAAGGCTCAATAACAATAAAGACTGGATGCATGCCAATAAGCCGGCATATCAGGCCGCACGTACTGAGTTTATAGACTTTGTGCACGAGGTCATTTTGAAAATGACACCCATAGATACCGGCTTGCTGGGCCTGGAGCCGAAACAAAGCATTTTCAGGATCAACCGGGATATCAGGTTTAGTAAAGACAAGAGTCCCTATAAAATTAACTTTGGGATGTTCCTTTCAGAAGGTGGTAAAAAGTCCGGTAAAGCAGGTTATTACTTTCACCTCGAGCCAGGCGATAACTCATTCATAGCCGGGGGCATCTATGCTCCTGATCCTGATAATCTTGCCAAAGTCCGTCAGGAAATTGATTACAATGCTGCCGAACTTAAAAAGATTGTAGACCAGAAGAAATTCAAGAGCCTTTTTGGTTCACTACAGGGTGAGTCACTAAAACGCGCACCAAAGGGATATCAGGAGGATCATCCGAATATTGACCTGCTTAAGCTGAAAAGCTTCGTCGTACTGCACAAGGTAATGGATAAGGAAATAGCCGACTGGTCAGATGCTGATAAATGCATAGCCGTTTTTGAACAGATCAAGCCATTGAATGATTATTTCAATGTTGCTATAAGTTAG